Proteins from a single region of Runella sp. SP2:
- the gldJ gene encoding gliding motility lipoprotein GldJ, producing the protein MVKFSMKAAIWVLSATVLISACKSKHPSSLNPGKKSTATNVDFASKNGKAKKGKKGVAATSTEPEGFAVMPYKSQVVGPNLVFIEGGRFTMGALEEDVMNSRDNRERTVSVQSFYMDETEITNLNYLEYLHYVQRDSSAEVASKALPDTTVWYDPLSFNDSYVTYYFRHPGFRMYPVVGVSWVQANDYSIWRTNFVNDNLAKQATGKPKKSSLGGKKKKGQAMAESEALATNARPAVESGYVLPNYRLPTEAEWEYAAKAMIGTQYADENQSNQRIYPWDGSSLRNPRGKHKGEMMANFKRAKGDYAGIAGKSNDGAIITEEVYKYPANDFGLYNMAGNVNEWVYDVYRPLSSMDFKDLNPLRRDGFLDEEKRYDVKGNNSVINDKLRVYKGGSWNDVAYWLSPGTRRFLSQDSSTAMIGFRCAMISTGRNK; encoded by the coding sequence ATGGTCAAATTCAGTATGAAAGCGGCGATTTGGGTGCTCTCAGCCACAGTGCTGATCAGTGCTTGTAAGTCGAAACACCCTTCAAGCCTCAATCCAGGCAAGAAAAGTACAGCAACGAACGTGGATTTTGCTTCTAAAAACGGCAAAGCCAAAAAAGGGAAGAAAGGTGTTGCAGCAACGTCTACCGAGCCAGAAGGCTTCGCAGTAATGCCTTACAAATCGCAAGTGGTAGGTCCCAACCTTGTGTTTATCGAAGGAGGACGTTTTACCATGGGGGCGTTGGAAGAGGATGTGATGAACTCTCGTGACAATCGTGAGCGTACGGTCAGTGTGCAGTCTTTCTACATGGATGAAACCGAGATTACCAACCTCAACTACCTCGAATACCTCCATTACGTACAGCGCGATTCATCGGCAGAGGTAGCCTCTAAAGCACTTCCTGACACAACGGTTTGGTACGATCCCTTGTCGTTCAACGACTCGTACGTAACGTACTACTTCCGTCACCCTGGTTTCCGTATGTACCCAGTAGTGGGCGTATCGTGGGTACAAGCAAACGACTATTCTATCTGGCGTACCAACTTTGTGAACGATAACCTAGCCAAACAAGCTACGGGTAAACCAAAGAAATCGTCGCTGGGTGGTAAGAAGAAAAAAGGCCAAGCCATGGCTGAGTCGGAAGCATTGGCCACCAATGCTCGCCCAGCGGTAGAAAGTGGCTATGTGCTACCAAACTATCGCCTTCCAACCGAAGCTGAATGGGAATATGCCGCCAAGGCTATGATTGGTACACAGTATGCCGACGAAAACCAGTCGAACCAACGTATTTATCCTTGGGATGGTTCATCTTTACGTAACCCACGTGGCAAACACAAAGGAGAAATGATGGCCAACTTCAAACGTGCCAAAGGTGACTATGCGGGTATTGCTGGTAAGTCAAACGACGGTGCCATTATCACGGAAGAGGTTTACAAATACCCTGCCAACGATTTTGGTTTGTACAACATGGCTGGAAACGTAAACGAGTGGGTATATGACGTCTATCGTCCGTTGTCATCAATGGACTTCAAAGACTTGAACCCGTTACGTCGCGATGGTTTCTTGGACGAAGAAAAACGCTATGACGTAAAAGGTAACAACTCAGTAATCAACGACAAACTCCGTGTTTACAAAGGAGGCTCTTGGAATGACGTAGCTTATTGGTTGTCACCAGGAACGCGTCGTTTCTTGTCACAAGATTCTTCGACGGCCATGATTGGTTTCCGTTGTGCAATGATTTCGACAGGAAGAAATAAATAA
- a CDS encoding TonB-dependent receptor produces the protein MKQALKVFYSIGLLFFVFQSNAQNTPVINATLSGTVIDAVTNERLIGASVSIKGTTNGASTDANGEFRLITGQKLPFTLIVSYLGYKTKELVVNEPKVEIRLEAGSNQLEDVVVTSRRRQESVQDIPIPISVVRGVTVEDQGAFNVNRLKELVPTVQFYASNARNTTLNIRGLGSTYGLTNDGIDPGVGYYVDGVYYARPAATALDFIDIDQVEVLRGPQGTLFGKNTTAGAFNVTSRAPSFDPTANFELSYGNYGYIQAKTSISGPLSKKLAARVSFSGTQRNGLFYNTRTQTNINDINNIGVRTQFLYKPTEKINITFIADITDQKPVGYGWPVAKVVTTKRAAYRQFNAIIADLNYKLPYESAFERIIDHDTPSRAGNQLGGLSLNADFKIGKGTLTSTTAWRYWKWDPLNDRDYIGLPSFTISSGTSAHDQFSQEFRYSGKINDKVSGVIGAFGLWQDLRTDPVHTEEAGSAQWRFALSSQDPVVVARWKTPGLLDNYGIKTTYDIKSASVALFAQADWAITDKLHLLPGIRYNKDTKKVNYSRVTYGGLQTTDAALLAIKNSVYSNQTFTIDAEEDNWSGQLTLQYKFNKNVNAFATYSLSYKPIGVNVGGLPTASGRVLTELATVKPEAVSHLEFGVKTKPSANSVLNIVFHDTDIKDYQTQVQTPEPGVNRGYLANAERVRIIGVEIDGSIKVNNHLSFTGAFAYTDGKYVKFTNAPVPIEEVGGAQAFKDISGGQLPGISKYAGSLGTEITGKGSLLGLKGNFFGGLDVYYRSTFSSSPSPSAFLDIEGYALLNGRVGFRASNGLTIFIWGRNLGNKDYYEQLLVAPGSAGQIGGILGDPRTYGVTLRYTL, from the coding sequence ATGAAACAGGCTCTAAAAGTATTCTATTCGATAGGTTTACTATTTTTTGTATTTCAATCGAATGCACAAAACACCCCCGTTATTAATGCTACCTTATCGGGAACTGTTATCGATGCCGTCACCAACGAACGCCTTATTGGCGCTTCGGTCTCCATCAAGGGTACGACAAACGGTGCCTCCACCGACGCCAACGGCGAGTTTCGACTCATCACGGGGCAAAAACTTCCATTTACGCTTATTGTTTCCTACCTAGGCTATAAAACCAAAGAGTTGGTAGTGAATGAACCCAAAGTGGAGATTCGTTTAGAAGCAGGTTCTAACCAACTCGAAGACGTGGTCGTTACGTCACGCCGCCGTCAGGAGTCTGTGCAAGACATTCCTATTCCAATTTCGGTAGTACGCGGAGTAACCGTTGAAGACCAAGGTGCTTTTAACGTAAACCGTTTGAAGGAATTAGTACCAACAGTTCAGTTTTATGCCTCAAACGCTCGAAATACTACCCTCAATATCAGAGGATTAGGCTCAACCTACGGATTAACCAACGACGGAATCGACCCTGGTGTCGGCTATTACGTTGATGGTGTTTATTACGCTCGTCCAGCAGCTACAGCCCTTGATTTTATTGACATCGACCAAGTAGAGGTACTTCGTGGTCCACAAGGAACCTTATTTGGAAAAAATACAACTGCGGGTGCCTTCAACGTAACCTCACGCGCTCCTTCTTTTGACCCAACTGCCAACTTTGAACTTAGTTACGGAAATTACGGCTACATTCAAGCAAAAACTTCAATCTCTGGTCCATTAAGCAAAAAACTAGCGGCAAGGGTTTCGTTTTCGGGTACGCAAAGAAATGGGTTGTTTTACAATACTCGCACCCAAACCAACATCAATGACATCAACAATATCGGCGTCAGAACGCAGTTTTTATACAAGCCAACTGAAAAGATAAACATCACTTTTATCGCCGACATCACCGACCAAAAACCTGTGGGGTACGGTTGGCCAGTCGCCAAAGTAGTCACCACAAAACGCGCCGCTTATCGCCAATTCAACGCCATTATCGCCGATTTGAACTATAAACTACCCTATGAAAGTGCTTTTGAAAGAATCATTGACCATGATACTCCATCCAGAGCTGGCAACCAATTAGGGGGATTATCCTTGAATGCAGACTTTAAAATCGGCAAAGGAACCTTGACTTCCACAACAGCTTGGCGTTATTGGAAATGGGATCCACTCAATGACCGCGATTACATCGGTTTGCCGTCTTTCACTATATCATCAGGAACCTCTGCCCACGACCAGTTTTCGCAAGAATTCAGGTATTCAGGAAAAATCAATGACAAAGTAAGCGGCGTAATTGGTGCTTTCGGTTTGTGGCAAGACCTAAGAACTGATCCAGTGCACACTGAAGAAGCAGGTTCAGCACAGTGGCGCTTTGCACTTAGTTCACAAGATCCCGTAGTAGTGGCGCGTTGGAAAACTCCTGGCCTATTGGACAACTACGGTATTAAAACTACTTATGACATTAAATCAGCGAGTGTGGCCTTATTTGCACAAGCTGACTGGGCGATTACCGACAAATTGCACCTATTACCAGGTATCAGATACAACAAAGACACTAAAAAGGTCAACTACAGTCGAGTAACTTACGGTGGACTCCAAACTACTGATGCTGCCTTACTTGCTATTAAAAACAGTGTTTATAGTAACCAAACCTTTACCATTGATGCAGAAGAAGATAACTGGTCGGGTCAATTAACCTTGCAATATAAATTCAACAAAAACGTCAATGCCTTCGCTACGTATTCACTGAGCTATAAACCAATTGGTGTCAATGTAGGTGGTTTGCCAACGGCAAGCGGCCGAGTATTGACTGAATTGGCTACGGTTAAACCAGAGGCAGTTTCTCACCTTGAATTTGGGGTTAAAACTAAACCATCTGCTAACTCTGTACTGAACATTGTATTTCACGACACTGACATAAAAGATTACCAAACGCAAGTACAAACCCCTGAACCTGGCGTAAATAGAGGATATTTGGCCAATGCAGAACGCGTAAGAATCATTGGTGTGGAAATAGATGGAAGCATCAAAGTAAATAATCACCTCTCTTTCACGGGTGCTTTCGCCTACACAGATGGAAAATACGTAAAATTCACCAACGCTCCAGTGCCTATTGAAGAAGTGGGTGGTGCACAAGCTTTCAAAGATATTTCGGGAGGTCAGTTACCAGGTATTTCAAAATATGCAGGGTCGCTTGGTACTGAAATTACGGGCAAAGGAAGTCTGTTGGGTCTCAAAGGCAATTTCTTCGGCGGTCTTGACGTGTATTACCGCTCTACATTTTCGTCAAGCCCTTCACCTTCAGCTTTCTTAGACATTGAAGGTTACGCGTTGCTCAACGGCCGAGTAGGTTTCAGGGCATCAAATGGCTTGACTATTTTTATCTGGGGAAGAAACTTAGGTAACAAAGATTATTACGAGCAACTATTGGTCGCTCCAGGCAGCGCAGGCCAAATTGGTGGTATTTTGGGAGACCCACGTACCTACGGCGTAACGCTTCGCTACACGCTATAA
- a CDS encoding sulfite exporter TauE/SafE family protein, with the protein MAQTSVQKRVFGGDYLLFGLFAFILVAAVGLGGWQLWGANLKLSFKDLFTSETLLFIGAGFLAQTIDGALGMAYGISSTSLLLSLGVPPAAASASVHIAEVFTSGASGLSHWKFGNVNKKLFKLLLIPGIIGAVTGAYILSSFDGNLIKPYISIYLLIMGIVVIRKALGKKKAKAKTKYVGPLALLGGFVDAVGGGGWGPVVTSTLIGSGRDPRYTIGSVNTAEFFIAAAGAGMFTLMIGIDNWRVVIGLLLGGVIASPFAAYVCGKVNPKILMVIVGIVIVLLSLRNILTLF; encoded by the coding sequence ATGGCACAGACATCCGTTCAAAAAAGAGTATTCGGGGGTGATTACCTTCTCTTCGGGCTTTTTGCTTTTATCTTAGTAGCCGCCGTGGGTCTGGGAGGATGGCAGCTTTGGGGAGCCAACCTGAAACTGAGTTTTAAAGACTTATTTACCTCCGAAACCCTCCTTTTTATTGGGGCAGGTTTTCTGGCCCAAACCATCGACGGTGCTTTAGGAATGGCCTACGGAATAAGCTCTACGTCACTTTTGTTGAGCTTGGGCGTCCCTCCCGCAGCCGCTAGTGCTAGTGTTCACATTGCCGAAGTATTCACGAGCGGCGCTTCGGGATTGTCACATTGGAAGTTTGGGAATGTCAACAAAAAACTGTTCAAACTTTTGCTCATTCCTGGCATTATTGGGGCAGTCACGGGTGCTTATATTTTGAGTTCATTTGACGGTAATTTGATTAAACCTTACATTTCCATTTACCTTCTTATTATGGGCATTGTGGTGATTCGCAAAGCCTTAGGTAAAAAGAAAGCAAAAGCAAAAACCAAATACGTCGGGCCTTTGGCACTCCTCGGTGGGTTTGTCGATGCCGTAGGCGGCGGTGGCTGGGGGCCTGTCGTTACCTCCACCTTGATTGGAAGCGGTCGCGACCCTCGCTACACCATTGGTTCTGTCAATACCGCCGAGTTTTTTATTGCAGCTGCAGGAGCTGGAATGTTTACCCTAATGATTGGCATTGACAACTGGCGTGTGGTTATCGGGTTACTGCTTGGTGGTGTAATCGCTTCTCCCTTTGCCGCTTATGTGTGCGGAAAAGTAAACCCAAAAATCTTAATGGTAATTGTCGGAATCGTTATTGTACTTCTTAGCCTACGCAATATTTTGACTTTGTTTTAA
- a CDS encoding sterol desaturase family protein, with protein sequence MNINIFAFAVPLFLFFIGLEYFIARKTGKKYFHFNETIANLNVGIAERLIDLFTAGGFYFVYDYLHQHFALLDIQPTLLHWILLLLFTDFLWYWYHRLGHEVNIFWAAHVVHHQSEDFNLTTGTRITIIQAVARTFFWTIIPIIGFPAEMITVVLIIHGIYPFFTHTQLIGKLGILEYILVTPSHHRVHHAANEQYLDKNYGDMFIIWDKLFGTFAKEIEAPVYGLTKPLGSHSFLWQHFHFFVELGLAVKSQKGFWNKIKVVFGKPADFDERMRAKAEILFLSHRKVQAPTHRFKGYVLGQMAFTLFLLFWFLLLEQYVPMPVQLAVSLFILLTLVNSGAILEQRRWVFYLEYLRMGSLMGVVYYYYPSPTTFVLSTGLLVAALIYLRSIERQYLRLLYGNIYLPNS encoded by the coding sequence ATGAACATCAACATCTTTGCCTTTGCTGTTCCCCTTTTCTTATTTTTTATCGGATTAGAATACTTTATAGCTAGAAAAACAGGGAAAAAGTATTTTCACTTTAATGAAACCATTGCTAATCTCAACGTTGGAATTGCAGAACGCTTGATTGACCTTTTTACCGCAGGCGGTTTTTACTTTGTCTATGACTATTTGCATCAACATTTTGCGTTGCTTGACATCCAACCGACACTTCTTCACTGGATTCTTTTACTATTGTTTACTGACTTTTTGTGGTATTGGTACCATCGACTTGGCCATGAAGTAAATATTTTTTGGGCGGCTCACGTGGTTCATCACCAAAGCGAAGATTTTAATTTAACTACAGGTACCCGAATCACCATCATTCAAGCGGTTGCCCGAACATTCTTTTGGACCATCATTCCCATCATTGGTTTCCCAGCGGAAATGATTACGGTCGTACTTATCATTCACGGAATTTACCCCTTTTTTACACATACACAGCTCATTGGAAAACTAGGAATCTTAGAATATATTTTAGTAACACCGTCGCACCACCGCGTTCACCACGCGGCCAATGAACAGTATCTCGACAAAAACTACGGGGATATGTTCATCATTTGGGACAAGCTGTTTGGGACGTTTGCCAAAGAAATCGAAGCGCCAGTATATGGTTTGACAAAGCCCCTCGGAAGCCACAGCTTTTTGTGGCAACACTTTCACTTTTTTGTAGAACTAGGACTTGCTGTAAAATCACAAAAAGGATTTTGGAACAAAATAAAAGTCGTATTTGGTAAACCCGCTGACTTCGACGAACGAATGAGAGCAAAAGCAGAAATTCTTTTTTTGTCTCACCGAAAAGTACAAGCTCCCACTCACCGATTCAAAGGTTACGTACTGGGTCAAATGGCGTTTACGCTCTTTTTACTCTTTTGGTTTTTGCTGTTAGAACAATACGTTCCGATGCCAGTACAGCTCGCAGTTTCCCTATTTATTTTATTGACCTTGGTCAACAGTGGTGCCATTTTAGAACAACGCCGCTGGGTATTTTACCTTGAATACCTACGGATGGGTAGTTTGATGGGCGTCGTTTATTACTACTACCCTAGTCCAACCACTTTTGTACTTTCGACGGGCTTGCTCGTTGCGGCATTGATTTACCTAAGAAGCATCGAACGCCAATACTTACGCTTACTCTACGGAAACATTTACCTCCCAAATTCTTAA
- a CDS encoding redoxin domain-containing protein — protein MRAIIKNIGEDYFISSLPTSYQKVQPVKNRGLLPSIRVNAEVGVWQKLPVYLESNSFFYLHDFLNEGPLVLSTYSPAWEKYGVNHLERLSKAFSSISKLGANMLVISTEQFKNIVHTVQDYGLEFNIVQDLNNKISEALGVYSEFEPVWDRIAGISEDVPFPATFVISRNRYIVYDYVDKDFEYAVSEKEIERAVKIALK, from the coding sequence ATGAGAGCCATCATAAAAAACATTGGAGAAGATTATTTTATCTCATCATTACCAACTTCTTATCAAAAAGTACAACCCGTAAAAAATCGCGGACTTCTACCGAGCATTCGGGTGAATGCGGAAGTGGGTGTGTGGCAGAAGCTGCCCGTGTACCTTGAATCCAATAGCTTTTTTTATTTACACGATTTTCTAAACGAAGGCCCTTTGGTCTTGAGTACCTACAGCCCCGCTTGGGAAAAATACGGCGTAAACCACCTCGAACGCCTCAGCAAAGCTTTTTCGAGCATTAGCAAATTAGGCGCCAATATGCTAGTTATCAGCACCGAACAGTTCAAAAATATCGTCCATACAGTGCAGGATTATGGTCTTGAATTTAATATTGTCCAAGACCTCAATAACAAAATCAGCGAAGCACTGGGGGTGTATTCCGAATTTGAACCCGTTTGGGACCGCATCGCGGGGATTTCGGAAGATGTGCCCTTCCCTGCCACGTTTGTCATCAGCCGAAACCGCTACATCGTCTATGACTACGTTGACAAGGACTTTGAATATGCTGTTTCAGAAAAAGAAATTGAACGGGCCGTAAAAATCGCACTAAAATAA